In a single window of the Nodularia spumigena CCY9414 genome:
- a CDS encoding glycosyltransferase, whose product MSHVSIVIPTLNEQTSLRRTLRQLTLLNPPAWEILVVDGGSCDQTVAIAHNSLELFNGAVNVQVLLKSLKS is encoded by the coding sequence ATGTCTCATGTTTCTATTGTTATTCCGACTTTAAATGAACAAACCAGCTTGAGGCGAACTTTACGCCAGCTGACTTTGCTAAATCCTCCAGCTTGGGAAATTTTAGTGGTGGATGGTGGTAGCTGTGATCAAACGGTGGCGATCGCTCACAACAGCTTAGAATTATTCAATGGGGCGGTAAATGTACAAGTCCTTCTAAAATCGTTGAAATCGTAA
- a CDS encoding pentapeptide repeat-containing protein: MSAYKTDKFWRWLIAIIIIVFLSLTLIVFASSYLEELTVDQRIQYRNNVLTSTAIVFMGLAVLINAYYSAKRADGRQKNVLAELLQWRLAAEKNNEISIQNSQISQEKLIVECFMGAVNQLGHEKIETRTGAIYILERVAQDFPQEHWTIMEILAAFVRENAPIQTDEEQEKLENLQPIYLGSPKSRVRRTQQEEVNTGEVLPKIRRDIQAALTVIGRRNSLLDEENHQLDLRNTDIRRADLLEANLERADLRGSNLCGADLRGSHLCKANLEGAQLTGSILYAANLEKANLNRANLSWANLNHANLCGANLRRANLLGVSLRAANLSGANLYKANLQQAVLKVANLSGAKLFLANLQWAKLGKANLQFAGLIGANLNGANLNGANLNGANLNAAKLQQTEIIFADLREASFAEADLHRANLMGSDLNQASLFQANLCETNLMGANLSNANLCDVKLEGAILTGAKNVELQQIRMALGDRTTRLPDYLEAPLNWRQSG; this comes from the coding sequence ATGTCTGCTTATAAAACAGACAAATTCTGGCGTTGGTTGATAGCTATAATAATTATAGTTTTTCTCTCACTGACCCTGATTGTTTTTGCATCGTCTTACCTTGAGGAATTGACAGTTGATCAACGAATACAATATAGAAATAATGTATTAACAAGCACAGCCATAGTTTTTATGGGATTGGCAGTGTTGATTAATGCTTACTATTCAGCCAAGCGTGCGGATGGTAGGCAAAAAAATGTGTTAGCGGAGCTTTTGCAATGGAGGCTAGCGGCTGAAAAAAACAACGAAATTAGCATTCAAAATTCCCAAATCAGTCAAGAGAAGCTGATTGTAGAATGCTTTATGGGGGCGGTTAACCAGCTGGGACACGAAAAAATCGAAACCCGAACAGGTGCAATTTATATTTTAGAAAGAGTTGCACAGGATTTTCCCCAAGAACACTGGACAATCATGGAAATCCTCGCGGCTTTTGTGCGGGAAAATGCTCCCATCCAGACAGATGAAGAGCAAGAAAAGCTAGAAAATTTACAGCCAATATACTTGGGTAGCCCCAAAAGCCGGGTGCGTCGGACACAGCAGGAGGAAGTGAACACCGGCGAAGTATTACCAAAAATTCGTCGGGATATTCAAGCAGCTCTGACGGTGATTGGACGGCGTAATTCTCTCCTAGACGAGGAAAATCACCAACTGGATTTACGTAATACCGATATCCGGCGAGCCGACTTGCTCGAAGCCAACCTAGAAAGAGCGGATTTGCGTGGCTCTAACCTTTGTGGAGCCGACTTGCGTGGTTCTCATCTGTGTAAGGCTAATCTCGAAGGGGCGCAACTGACTGGCTCTATCCTGTATGCAGCCAACCTCGAAAAAGCCAACCTGAATCGAGCTAACCTGTCTTGGGCGAACCTGAATCACGCTAACCTTTGCGGGGCTAATTTACGACGAGCCAACCTTTTGGGAGTAAGTCTGCGTGCAGCTAACCTCTCTGGGGCTAACCTTTATAAAGCCAACTTGCAACAGGCGGTCTTGAAAGTTGCTAACCTCTCTGGAGCGAAGTTGTTTCTAGCTAACTTGCAATGGGCGAAGCTGGGTAAAGCCAATCTGCAATTTGCCGGTCTGATTGGAGCCAACCTGAATGGGGCTAACCTGAATGGGGCTAACCTGAATGGGGCTAATCTCAATGCGGCTAAATTGCAACAAACAGAAATAATTTTTGCCGATCTCAGGGAAGCCAGTTTTGCTGAAGCTGACTTACATAGAGCCAATCTCATGGGTTCAGACCTGAATCAGGCTAGTCTTTTTCAAGCTAACCTTTGTGAGACTAACCTCATGGGAGCTAACTTATCGAATGCTAACCTGTGTGATGTCAAACTGGAAGGGGCAATTTTGACAGGGGCAAAAAATGTCGAGTTACAACAGATTAGGATGGCGCTAGGCGATCGCACAACTCGTCTACCTGATTATTTGGAAGCTCCACTAAATTGGCGGCAATCAGGGTGA
- a CDS encoding cation:proton antiporter yields the protein MIFSELIFNSVWQNPLLATTNEAENAPIVLAGVLLSLIVIYLASKIGGELSKMIDLPPVLGELLGGVVVGASALKLVVFPDSGAAASDSIIMTILQFINNISPEAVTSIFQSQSEIVSVLAELGVIILLFEIGLESDLKELQKVGSQAVVVACVGVAVPFAAGTAGLMFLFNVPVIPAIFAGAALTATSIGITSKVLSEIGQLKSREGQIIVGAAVIDDILGIIVLAVVASLAKTGEIDILNVIYLIVSATVFLIGAILLGKYFNQTFVAIANKLQTRGNLIIPALIFAFFMAFLGNAIHLEAILGAFAAGLVLDETDKRKELDEQVKPIADILVPVFFVTVGAKVDLGVLNPFIPENREGLIIATFLIVVAIIGKIVTGWSVFGQEGINRLAVGAGMIPRGEVGLVFAGIGAASGTLDKPLQAAIIIMVILTTFLAPPLLRFAFKQSPKEKESLEKANLLG from the coding sequence ATGATTTTCTCAGAATTAATATTTAACTCAGTGTGGCAAAATCCTTTACTCGCAACCACCAACGAAGCTGAAAATGCCCCTATTGTCTTAGCTGGTGTATTACTCAGTTTAATAGTCATTTATCTGGCCAGTAAAATTGGCGGTGAATTGTCTAAAATGATCGACTTGCCTCCCGTTTTAGGCGAGTTACTTGGTGGCGTAGTGGTAGGGGCTTCAGCACTAAAGTTGGTGGTGTTTCCTGACAGTGGTGCAGCAGCTTCAGACTCCATCATTATGACTATCCTGCAATTTATTAACAACATCAGTCCCGAAGCAGTAACATCAATTTTTCAAAGCCAGAGTGAAATAGTTTCCGTTCTTGCAGAACTAGGTGTGATTATTCTGTTATTTGAAATTGGGCTAGAATCAGACTTAAAAGAATTACAGAAAGTCGGTTCTCAAGCGGTAGTTGTTGCTTGTGTTGGGGTAGCTGTTCCTTTTGCTGCTGGTACTGCGGGACTGATGTTTCTCTTTAATGTGCCAGTTATTCCCGCGATTTTTGCTGGTGCGGCACTGACAGCTACTAGTATTGGTATTACCTCTAAAGTTTTGTCAGAAATTGGGCAGTTAAAATCTCGTGAAGGTCAAATTATTGTCGGTGCAGCAGTCATTGATGACATTTTAGGCATCATTGTCTTGGCAGTAGTTGCGAGTCTTGCTAAAACTGGTGAGATTGATATTCTCAACGTCATTTATCTGATTGTCAGCGCTACAGTCTTTCTGATTGGTGCGATTTTATTAGGCAAATATTTCAATCAAACATTTGTGGCCATTGCGAATAAATTGCAAACGCGAGGAAACTTAATTATCCCAGCTTTAATCTTTGCCTTCTTCATGGCCTTTTTGGGTAATGCCATTCATTTAGAAGCTATTTTAGGCGCATTTGCGGCTGGCTTGGTTTTGGATGAAACAGATAAACGCAAAGAACTAGATGAGCAGGTTAAACCCATCGCGGATATTTTAGTCCCAGTTTTCTTTGTGACAGTGGGCGCGAAAGTTGATTTAGGCGTTCTGAATCCTTTCATTCCAGAAAATCGCGAAGGATTAATTATTGCTACCTTCTTAATTGTGGTAGCGATTATCGGTAAAATTGTCACAGGTTGGTCAGTTTTCGGCCAAGAAGGAATTAATCGGTTAGCGGTTGGTGCAGGAATGATTCCCCGTGGTGAAGTTGGGTTAGTATTTGCGGGAATTGGTGCAGCTAGTGGTACTCTTGATAAACCATTACAAGCGGCGATCATTATTATGGTGATTTTAACCACCTTTTTAGCACCGCCTTTATTGCGGTTTGCGTTTAAACAATCGCCAAAAGAAAAAGAATCTTTAGAGAAAGCCAATTTATTAGGCTAG
- a CDS encoding Na(+)/H(+) antiporter subunit B: MKWVYIAAGIALYMIFLVMPNQTPDVSDISLVASIVEDSGVPNAVTAIILRNRLYDTIFEVVVFTIAVMGARFLLADERPFCTIYQFTDEPSMILARLGATICSLVGIELAIRGHLSPGGGFAAGVAGGTAIGLIAITSSSEWMQAIYTRWNAAIWEKVSVLIFIVLAVITLAGFELPHGELGALVSGGVIPLLNILVAVKVALGSWSVMLIFIHYRGLL; encoded by the coding sequence ATGAAATGGGTCTACATTGCAGCAGGGATAGCGCTTTACATGATCTTTCTGGTTATGCCCAATCAAACACCAGATGTATCGGATATCTCTCTTGTGGCATCAATTGTAGAAGATAGTGGAGTACCCAATGCAGTTACAGCTATCATTCTCAGGAATCGGCTGTATGACACTATCTTTGAAGTAGTAGTATTTACAATCGCAGTCATGGGTGCGCGTTTTCTGCTGGCTGATGAAAGACCGTTCTGCACTATCTATCAGTTTACAGATGAACCCTCCATGATTTTGGCGCGTCTGGGCGCGACTATTTGCTCATTGGTGGGGATTGAACTGGCGATTCGAGGACATCTGAGTCCGGGCGGTGGTTTTGCGGCTGGGGTAGCGGGCGGTACAGCCATCGGACTGATTGCAATTACCTCATCATCGGAGTGGATGCAGGCGATTTACACGCGCTGGAATGCCGCTATCTGGGAAAAGGTTTCAGTGCTGATTTTTATTGTACTGGCAGTGATAACTTTGGCAGGATTTGAGTTACCCCACGGAGAGTTGGGCGCACTTGTCAGTGGTGGGGTGATTCCTTTGCTGAATATCTTAGTTGCAGTCAAGGTGGCGTTGGGGTCGTGGTCGGTGATGTTAATTTTTATTCACTATCGCGGATTGTTGTGA
- a CDS encoding monovalent cation/H(+) antiporter subunit G, producing the protein MIDLLSYTCLCLGLFFWFWGTFPLLGHRSVLFKLHSLSVADTLGSMSIIVGLLLKIPSEWPLLVLGIISLAIWNTVLGYVLAYCSSSDDNHE; encoded by the coding sequence ATGATTGACTTGTTGAGTTATACCTGCTTATGCTTAGGTCTGTTCTTCTGGTTTTGGGGAACTTTTCCCCTACTGGGTCATCGCTCGGTATTATTCAAGCTGCATAGTCTTTCGGTTGCAGATACTCTAGGATCTATGAGTATCATTGTCGGGCTACTGCTGAAGATCCCCAGCGAATGGCCGCTACTCGTTCTCGGCATCATCTCCTTGGCGATCTGGAATACAGTCCTGGGTTATGTGTTGGCATATTGTTCTAGTAGCGATGATAACCATGAATGA
- a CDS encoding pentapeptide repeat-containing protein → MLIAIINTSKILRQLQGQLTSNQTSLKKIILGIGFAQEKALDITFNPREKHLFTLIKNLNDKNIENRLAVIYDLEEFSQNYQKYHWEIMVILTNFVQNQAADLNGDELNNNPSPGIPRDIQAALTVIGRRDTNKDELDEQLDLSHTDMKGANLHQANLELTNLYQVNLCGANLSGANLSGAILSAANLCGANLSGANLSGAILSAANLCGANLAGANLQSANLYLANLEKATLGDAILTGANLREAKFE, encoded by the coding sequence ATGTTGATAGCAATTATTAATACCTCCAAAATATTAAGACAATTACAAGGGCAGTTAACAAGTAATCAGACATCATTAAAAAAAATCATCCTTGGGATAGGTTTTGCTCAAGAAAAAGCATTAGATATTACATTTAATCCCAGGGAAAAGCATTTATTTACACTAATAAAAAATCTAAATGATAAAAATATCGAGAACAGACTAGCAGTAATTTATGATTTAGAGGAATTTTCTCAAAATTATCAGAAATATCATTGGGAAATCATGGTGATTCTCACTAATTTTGTGCAAAATCAGGCTGCTGATCTGAATGGAGATGAGCTTAACAATAATCCATCACCAGGAATTCCTAGAGATATTCAAGCAGCGCTAACGGTAATTGGAAGAAGGGATACTAATAAAGACGAGTTAGACGAACAACTGGATTTGAGCCACACGGATATGAAAGGGGCTAATCTTCATCAGGCTAATTTAGAATTGACAAATCTCTATCAAGTTAATCTCTGTGGGGCTAACCTTTCTGGGGCTAACCTTTCGGGAGCAATTCTCAGTGCTGCTAACCTCTGTGGGGCTAATCTTTCTGGGGCTAACCTTTCGGGAGCAATTCTCAGTGCTGCTAACCTCTGTGGGGCTAATCTTGCGGGTGCTAATTTGCAGAGCGCAAATTTATATTTAGCAAATCTAGAGAAAGCTACTCTGGGTGATGCCATACTCACAGGAGCAAATCTCCGAGAAGCCAAATTTGAATGA
- a CDS encoding SulP family inorganic anion transporter, with protein MSFTNTIHFRNLRGDLFGGLTAAIVSLPLALAFGAASGAGPAAGLYGAVCVGFFAALFGGTPTLISEPTGPMTVVMTAIVSSMIANNPENGLAMAFTVVMLAGVFQIILGVFKLGKYITLMPYSVISGFMSGIGVILVLLQIAPFLGQSSPKGGVLGTVQNLPQLFANINPVETALGVMTLAIIFLMPSKIKRLVPPQLVALVLVTIVSLLFFKDVDIRRIGEIPMGLPTLQIPTFNASQITVMLVNAAMLGMLGCIDTLLTAVIADSLTRTEHKSDKELIGQGIGNVISGLCGGLPGAGATMGTVVNIQTGARTAVSGLTRALILLVVVLWAAVLTQPIPMAVLAGIALKVGIDILDWSFLQRAHKVSLKGALIMYGVMFLTVFVDLIVAVGVGVFIANILTIESLSQLQAQDVKTITDADDAIVLNDEEKQLLDQANGRVLLFYLSGPMIFGVSKAIAREHAAMADSDVLILDISDVPMLGVTASLAIENAIQDAYEQGRQILVVGAAGKVKRRLEKFGIERFVPSHHFFMNRSEALKQALALVNPAFIRNVAATSD; from the coding sequence ATGTCATTCACTAATACTATCCATTTTAGAAACTTACGAGGCGATTTATTCGGTGGTTTAACTGCCGCGATCGTTTCCTTACCCCTAGCGTTAGCGTTCGGAGCCGCCTCTGGTGCTGGGCCTGCTGCTGGTCTTTATGGTGCTGTTTGCGTTGGCTTTTTCGCCGCCTTATTTGGTGGGACACCAACCCTGATTTCTGAACCTACCGGGCCGATGACCGTAGTCATGACTGCTATTGTCAGTTCCATGATCGCCAATAACCCAGAAAATGGCTTGGCAATGGCATTTACAGTAGTTATGCTAGCCGGGGTCTTTCAAATTATATTGGGAGTATTCAAGCTGGGTAAATATATTACCCTCATGCCCTACAGCGTAATTTCCGGTTTCATGTCTGGGATTGGAGTCATCCTGGTATTGCTGCAAATTGCTCCTTTTCTGGGTCAATCCAGTCCTAAAGGTGGCGTATTAGGAACGGTGCAAAATTTACCCCAGCTGTTCGCCAATATTAATCCTGTGGAAACAGCTTTGGGAGTGATGACCTTGGCAATTATTTTCTTAATGCCATCTAAAATCAAGCGTCTTGTCCCACCACAATTAGTAGCATTAGTATTAGTAACAATAGTTTCCCTGCTATTTTTCAAGGATGTTGACATCAGACGGATTGGCGAAATCCCAATGGGACTGCCAACATTACAAATACCTACCTTCAATGCATCACAAATCACGGTGATGCTCGTTAATGCAGCAATGTTGGGAATGTTGGGTTGTATTGATACCTTGTTAACAGCAGTCATTGCAGATAGTTTGACTCGTACTGAACACAAATCTGATAAGGAATTAATTGGTCAAGGTATCGGTAACGTCATATCTGGTTTATGTGGTGGACTCCCTGGTGCTGGTGCAACTATGGGAACGGTAGTTAACATTCAGACTGGTGCGAGAACGGCTGTATCTGGTTTGACTCGTGCTTTGATTTTACTGGTTGTAGTTTTGTGGGCAGCTGTTTTAACTCAACCTATTCCAATGGCAGTATTGGCTGGTATTGCGCTTAAGGTGGGGATTGACATTCTCGACTGGAGCTTTTTGCAACGCGCTCATAAGGTATCCCTGAAGGGTGCGCTAATTATGTACGGTGTCATGTTCTTAACCGTATTTGTTGACTTGATTGTTGCTGTTGGCGTGGGAGTTTTCATTGCCAACATCTTAACTATCGAAAGTCTTTCTCAGTTACAAGCTCAGGATGTGAAGACGATTACCGATGCGGATGATGCCATTGTCTTGAACGATGAAGAGAAGCAATTACTTGATCAAGCTAATGGACGGGTCCTATTATTCTACTTGAGTGGACCAATGATCTTTGGAGTTTCCAAAGCGATCGCGCGTGAACATGCAGCAATGGCAGACTCTGATGTGCTGATTTTAGATATCAGCGATGTCCCTATGTTGGGTGTGACAGCTTCTTTAGCAATTGAAAATGCTATCCAAGATGCTTATGAGCAAGGTCGTCAAATATTAGTTGTTGGTGCGGCTGGTAAAGTTAAACGCCGCTTAGAAAAATTTGGCATTGAGAGATTCGTACCTTCACATCATTTCTTTATGAATCGTTCAGAAGCACTTAAACAAGCTTTGGCTTTAGTTAATCCTGCTTTTATCCGCAATGTTGCTGCTACTAGTGACTAG
- a CDS encoding Na+/H+ antiporter subunit E, with amino-acid sequence MIGHLNLILRLTIWFLLTSDLSWANIIIGVSVALLLPGRQKVPEALRDWLRVLGEVIVAIPQAYIEAFEIILRPHNHEDVIMERVKPQRTPGLIFLDIFLITFTPKTIVLKYHEQGLYEVHRVIRRRKA; translated from the coding sequence ATGATTGGACATCTGAATCTGATATTGCGACTAACTATTTGGTTTTTGCTCACTTCTGATTTGAGTTGGGCAAATATCATCATTGGTGTTAGTGTCGCCCTCCTATTACCGGGTCGTCAAAAAGTACCAGAAGCTTTAAGGGATTGGTTACGTGTACTGGGTGAAGTTATAGTAGCCATTCCCCAGGCGTATATTGAGGCATTTGAAATCATCTTGCGTCCCCATAACCACGAAGATGTGATCATGGAACGAGTCAAACCTCAACGTACACCGGGGCTGATATTCCTAGATATATTCCTGATTACTTTTACGCCCAAGACCATTGTCTTGAAATATCACGAACAGGGGTTGTATGAAGTACACCGGGTGATACGGAGGCGGAAAGCGTGA
- a CDS encoding DUF4040 domain-containing protein, translating into MNDSYIYVITALLPLSALMLVLQVNPYNALVVQGILGAVAALVFAVLGAADVALTQALMGTLLAITLYAIAVRSSLVMRLGVLEDESQEVDADLKSPGDFGQLLENLRRIFSKYYLRLELVPYMNIQALQQALMDKEVHATCVRSDKNNSLSGEERQIYHTTTRVQRLYDIMESELLSPATIVTYVNTPDSGEKH; encoded by the coding sequence ATGAATGATAGCTATATTTATGTAATTACCGCACTGTTGCCGTTATCTGCATTGATGCTGGTACTTCAGGTCAATCCATACAATGCCCTGGTAGTTCAGGGAATACTGGGGGCTGTGGCGGCCTTGGTATTTGCAGTTTTGGGGGCGGCGGATGTGGCTTTAACCCAAGCATTAATGGGGACTTTGCTGGCAATTACACTATATGCGATCGCAGTCCGTTCTTCCTTGGTAATGCGTCTGGGTGTCCTGGAAGACGAGTCACAGGAGGTAGATGCAGACTTAAAATCTCCAGGTGATTTTGGGCAACTACTAGAAAACTTACGCCGAATTTTTAGCAAATACTATCTGCGTCTTGAGCTAGTTCCATACATGAATATTCAGGCTTTGCAGCAAGCACTTATGGATAAAGAAGTTCATGCGACTTGTGTCAGGAGTGATAAAAATAACTCCCTATCTGGGGAAGAAAGACAAATCTATCATACGACGACTAGAGTTCAACGGCTATATGACATCATGGAGTCTGAACTTTTGTCACCTGCAACAATCGTTACTTATGTAAATACACCAGATTCAGGGGAGAAGCATTAA
- a CDS encoding cation:proton antiporter, whose protein sequence is MNNITIAWIALPLFLGFVIYLLPKLDRYLALFVTLVSAGYALALFFNQSQLTLTLLDNFGVTLVVDQLSGYFILTNALVTTAVILYCWRTDKTAFFYTQIIILHGSVNAGFVSADFISLYVALEVIGIAAFLLIAYSRTNRSIWVALRYMFVSNTAMLFYLVGAVLVYEANGSFAFTGLADAPKEAIALIFVGLLTKGGIFVSGLWLPLTHSESETPVSALLSGVVVKTGVFPLVRCALLVPEIDPIVRIFGVATAFLGVVYALFEKDTKRLLALSSISQLGWLLVAPEVAGFYALGHGLAKSTLFLIAGNLPSRDFKELQNRPINNALWIALVMGSLSISGFPLLVGFGAKMLTLENVLPWQVMLMNIGAIGTAIVYAKFVFLPHGQGSDVKPGFWPPLILLLGALIASSSLYYEAYTVANITKSLAIIGIGWLAHFLIFQRLVFNLPRVLEQLEHLIGVMSLMLLLLLGMVLA, encoded by the coding sequence ATGAATAACATTACTATTGCATGGATCGCACTACCGTTGTTTTTGGGATTCGTTATTTATCTGCTTCCCAAGCTTGACCGATACCTCGCCCTGTTTGTAACCCTGGTTTCGGCTGGATATGCGTTGGCGCTATTTTTTAACCAGTCCCAGTTGACACTAACTTTACTGGATAACTTCGGTGTCACCTTAGTAGTTGATCAATTGAGTGGCTACTTTATATTGACAAATGCCCTGGTAACTACTGCGGTCATCCTCTACTGTTGGCGAACTGATAAAACGGCTTTCTTTTATACACAAATTATCATTCTGCATGGCAGTGTTAACGCCGGTTTTGTCTCTGCGGATTTCATCAGTTTATATGTGGCGTTAGAGGTAATTGGGATTGCGGCGTTTCTCTTGATTGCTTATTCCCGAACCAATCGCTCGATTTGGGTGGCCTTGCGTTATATGTTTGTCAGTAATACAGCAATGCTGTTTTATTTGGTGGGCGCGGTGTTGGTCTATGAGGCCAATGGTTCCTTTGCTTTTACAGGTTTGGCTGACGCACCGAAGGAGGCGATCGCCTTAATCTTTGTCGGACTCTTGACAAAAGGGGGAATATTTGTATCAGGTTTGTGGCTACCCTTGACACACTCCGAATCAGAAACGCCTGTGTCAGCCTTACTATCAGGAGTTGTTGTCAAAACTGGTGTATTTCCCTTGGTGCGCTGTGCTTTGCTAGTGCCAGAGATTGATCCCATTGTCAGGATATTTGGAGTAGCCACAGCGTTTCTGGGCGTAGTTTATGCCTTATTTGAAAAGGATACGAAGCGTTTGCTGGCCTTGAGTAGTATTTCTCAGCTAGGCTGGCTTCTCGTTGCACCGGAGGTAGCAGGTTTTTATGCCTTGGGCCACGGACTGGCAAAATCAACGCTTTTCCTGATTGCAGGTAACTTACCCAGTCGAGACTTTAAGGAACTGCAAAATCGGCCAATTAATAATGCGCTGTGGATTGCCCTTGTTATGGGTAGTCTTTCAATATCGGGTTTTCCGTTACTGGTTGGCTTTGGGGCTAAGATGCTGACGCTGGAAAATGTTCTTCCTTGGCAAGTTATGTTAATGAATATTGGGGCTATAGGAACGGCAATTGTGTATGCGAAATTCGTCTTTCTACCTCATGGACAAGGAAGCGATGTCAAACCTGGTTTTTGGCCACCACTGATCCTATTACTAGGCGCGCTCATTGCTTCAAGTAGTCTTTACTACGAGGCGTACACTGTGGCAAATATCACAAAATCATTAGCGATTATCGGTATTGGCTGGTTGGCACATTTTTTAATTTTTCAACGGTTAGTTTTCAACTTACCACGTGTACTTGAGCAACTTGAACATCTGATTGGAGTAATGAGTTTGATGTTGCTTTTGCTGTTGGGGATGGTATTAGCATGA
- a CDS encoding cation:proton antiporter subunit C → MLEAYIFATILCGFFGIILKKNLVMKIISMDVMSTGVIAYYVLIASRKGFFTPIVVNGENPAYADPVPQAVILTAIVIGFSIQAIMLVGVMKLARDNPTLESNVIEKNNTP, encoded by the coding sequence GTGTTAGAAGCATATATATTCGCCACAATATTGTGCGGATTTTTTGGTATCATCCTGAAAAAGAATCTTGTGATGAAGATTATCTCTATGGATGTGATGAGTACGGGGGTTATCGCCTATTACGTGCTGATTGCATCACGAAAGGGCTTTTTTACACCGATTGTTGTCAATGGAGAAAATCCCGCTTATGCTGACCCAGTTCCCCAAGCGGTGATATTGACGGCAATTGTGATCGGATTTTCGATTCAGGCCATAATGCTGGTGGGTGTAATGAAGCTAGCACGGGATAATCCCACTTTGGAAAGCAACGTGATTGAGAAAAATAACACGCCATGA
- a CDS encoding transposase: MVIGDREFHGIELASWLHRQGLKYVFRQKKDTTFRKKRQDFQPLHTIPLSPGDRRFYPDVNLTQNKGFGRCNLAVYWKRKYRGKQEKEPWYLSTNLTDVSTTVKIYGQRFGIEAMFKDCKTGGYNLEGSQASPDRLVRLILLIAIAMTSAWLQGQKTQFSRQQSYVCRPSDLNRNRKRHSAFWIGLYGYNWIISLNGCQDLVLEMMAAVRNKQAFYQQGVMAMMLIQQPL; the protein is encoded by the coding sequence GTGGTGATTGGGGATAGAGAATTTCATGGGATTGAATTAGCCAGTTGGTTGCACCGTCAAGGTTTAAAGTATGTTTTTCGACAAAAAAAGGACACTACTTTTCGGAAAAAAAGGCAAGATTTTCAACCGCTACATACGATTCCACTTTCTCCCGGTGACCGCCGATTTTATCCTGATGTCAATCTCACACAAAATAAAGGGTTTGGTCGTTGTAATTTAGCAGTTTATTGGAAACGAAAATATCGTGGCAAACAAGAGAAAGAGCCTTGGTATTTATCAACTAATCTGACAGATGTATCAACGACTGTCAAAATATATGGTCAACGTTTTGGGATTGAGGCTATGTTTAAAGACTGTAAAACTGGTGGCTATAATCTAGAAGGTTCTCAAGCTTCTCCTGATAGGCTTGTCCGTCTGATTTTATTAATTGCTATAGCAATGACTTCTGCATGGTTACAAGGTCAAAAAACTCAATTTTCTAGACAACAATCTTATGTCTGTCGTCCAAGTGATTTGAACAGAAACAGAAAAAGACATAGTGCTTTCTGGATAGGCTTATACGGATACAATTGGATAATTTCGCTGAATGGGTGTCAGGATTTGGTCTTGGAAATGATGGCTGCCGTTCGCAATAAGCAGGCATTTTATCAGCAGGGGGTGATGGCTATGATGCTTATACAGCAGCCTCTTTAA